In the genome of Bradyrhizobium sp. CIAT3101, one region contains:
- a CDS encoding aromatic-ring-hydroxylating dioxygenase subunit beta encodes MITEGTIIDLIYREAELLDTMQWQSWLDLFHPEGRYWMPLEWQQQDPVLQPSLMYEDLLLLKVRVERLAGERTFSQKPKSRCHHLLQAPRIVACDPAAGVFKARTSYIYTETRGDLLERYSGWASHDLVQVGDTLKIKLKRVDLVNFDAPFGNIQLFM; translated from the coding sequence ATGATCACCGAAGGGACGATCATTGATCTGATCTACCGGGAGGCCGAGCTTCTCGACACGATGCAATGGCAATCGTGGCTCGACCTGTTTCACCCCGAAGGACGCTACTGGATGCCGCTGGAATGGCAGCAGCAGGATCCGGTGCTGCAGCCGTCGTTGATGTACGAGGATCTGCTGCTGCTCAAGGTGCGGGTCGAGCGTCTCGCCGGCGAGCGGACCTTCAGCCAGAAGCCCAAGAGCCGCTGCCATCATCTGCTTCAGGCACCGCGGATCGTGGCGTGCGACCCGGCCGCGGGGGTCTTCAAGGCGCGGACGTCCTACATCTATACAGAGACGCGCGGTGACCTGCTGGAGCGCTATTCGGGGTGGGCGTCGCACGATCTCGTCCAGGTCGGCGATACCCTGAAGATCAAGCTCAAGCGGGTCGATCTCGTCAATTTCGATGCGCCGTTCGGAAACATTCAACTCTTCATGTGA
- a CDS encoding Rieske 2Fe-2S domain-containing protein gives MAKYGRNAHAIAGLVRDAEVHRDVYVDPEIFELEMEHLFPNSWVYVGHASQLSKPGDFITANIGRQPVLASRHTDGSIHVFYNRCPHKGVKIASEPCGNTGKFFRCPYHAWSFKTDGALLAIPLKKGYEGTGFADTQANGGLSKVRNVVIHRDFIFARLNDDGVSFEDYFGESLSTIDNMVDRSPEGKLAVVATPIRYMHTCNWKMLVENQTDTCHPMVAHESSAGTAVRVWKREQGDSTETPMAVQLYGPFMSPYEFYEQSGIRIWPNGHGHTGVANSIHSNYSDIPGYLDQMVSAYGETRAHEILGEVRHNTVYFPNIMVKGAVQILRNFIPIAVDRTLVESWVFRLVGAPDKLYERALMYNRFINAPTSIVGHDDLEMYERAQEGLKSNGNQWVNLRRLYESNEEPDITAVINGTSERQMRNQFHAWAKFMTMDMDKHVEAAE, from the coding sequence ATGGCGAAATACGGACGGAATGCCCACGCGATCGCGGGCCTGGTGCGCGACGCCGAAGTGCATCGCGACGTCTATGTCGACCCCGAGATCTTCGAGCTCGAGATGGAGCACCTGTTCCCGAACAGCTGGGTCTATGTCGGGCACGCGAGCCAATTGTCCAAGCCCGGCGATTTCATCACCGCCAATATCGGCCGGCAGCCGGTGCTGGCGAGCCGCCATACCGACGGCTCCATCCACGTGTTCTACAATCGCTGTCCGCACAAGGGCGTGAAGATCGCGTCCGAGCCCTGCGGCAATACCGGAAAGTTCTTCCGCTGCCCCTACCACGCCTGGTCCTTCAAGACCGACGGCGCGCTGCTCGCGATCCCGCTGAAGAAAGGCTACGAGGGCACCGGCTTTGCCGACACCCAGGCAAACGGGGGACTGTCGAAAGTCAGGAACGTCGTGATCCATCGCGATTTCATCTTCGCGCGGCTCAACGATGACGGCGTGTCCTTCGAGGACTATTTCGGCGAGAGCCTCTCGACCATCGACAACATGGTCGACCGCTCGCCGGAGGGCAAGCTCGCCGTCGTCGCCACGCCGATCCGTTACATGCACACCTGCAACTGGAAGATGCTGGTCGAGAACCAGACCGACACCTGCCATCCGATGGTCGCGCATGAGAGTTCGGCCGGCACCGCGGTCAGGGTCTGGAAGCGCGAGCAGGGCGATTCCACCGAGACGCCGATGGCGGTGCAGCTCTATGGTCCCTTCATGAGCCCGTACGAGTTCTACGAGCAGAGCGGCATCCGGATCTGGCCGAACGGCCACGGCCACACCGGCGTCGCCAACTCCATCCATTCCAATTACTCGGATATCCCGGGCTATCTCGACCAGATGGTCTCGGCTTACGGTGAGACGCGGGCGCACGAGATCCTCGGCGAAGTCAGGCACAACACCGTGTATTTCCCGAACATCATGGTGAAGGGTGCCGTGCAGATCCTGCGCAACTTCATCCCGATTGCGGTCGACAGGACACTGGTCGAGAGCTGGGTCTTTCGCCTGGTCGGCGCGCCCGACAAGCTCTACGAGCGTGCGTTGATGTACAACCGCTTCATCAACGCGCCGACCTCGATCGTCGGCCACGACGATCTCGAGATGTACGAGCGGGCGCAGGAGGGCCTGAAGTCCAACGGCAATCAATGGGTCAATCTCCGCCGGCTCTACGAGAGCAACGAAGAGCCTGACATCACGGCGGTGATCAACGGTACGTCGGAGCGCCAGATGCGCAACCAGTTTCATGCCTGGGCGAAATTCATGACCATGGACATGGACAAGCACGTCGAGGCCGCCGAATGA
- a CDS encoding PDR/VanB family oxidoreductase has product MDAHPLKLKVRSYAAETPFIRSLVFDVDGGVVPRWQAGAHVRVALPDGGDRPYSLMALPGLPEGALALGVLREEASTGGSQFMHALKIGDVVKASAPVNNFHLHEDAAPALLFAGGIGITPILSMAAELTARANPFRLHYAGRAQGLLAFVPQLQEICAKSLSIHYDSDESRLDIAAALGAAAVGSHVYVCGPAGMIEAVRAAALAGSIPSDRVHHELFKAEQPGSPDRPFEVELKSSGQIVSVAAGQTIIQALEAAGLDVLYDCQRGDCGICQCGVIEGVPDHRDVILSDDEKASNKVMQICVSRAKSERLVLDL; this is encoded by the coding sequence ATGGACGCGCATCCGCTGAAGCTCAAGGTCAGGTCGTATGCCGCGGAGACGCCGTTCATACGGAGCCTTGTGTTCGACGTGGATGGCGGCGTCGTGCCGCGATGGCAGGCAGGCGCGCATGTCCGCGTGGCGCTTCCCGATGGAGGCGACCGGCCGTACTCGCTGATGGCCTTGCCGGGCCTGCCCGAGGGCGCGCTGGCGCTCGGGGTGCTGCGCGAGGAGGCGTCGACCGGCGGATCACAGTTCATGCATGCGTTGAAGATCGGCGACGTCGTCAAGGCGAGCGCGCCGGTCAACAATTTTCATCTGCACGAGGACGCGGCGCCTGCGCTGCTGTTTGCCGGCGGCATCGGCATCACGCCGATCCTGTCGATGGCGGCGGAGCTCACCGCCCGCGCTAATCCGTTTCGCCTGCACTATGCCGGCCGCGCGCAAGGACTGTTGGCGTTCGTGCCGCAGCTCCAGGAGATCTGCGCCAAAAGCCTGTCCATTCACTACGACAGCGACGAATCCCGCCTGGACATTGCGGCGGCGCTCGGCGCCGCAGCCGTAGGCTCCCACGTCTACGTCTGCGGTCCGGCGGGCATGATCGAAGCGGTGAGGGCGGCGGCGCTTGCCGGGAGCATTCCGTCCGACCGCGTGCACCACGAGCTCTTCAAGGCGGAGCAGCCGGGTTCGCCCGACAGGCCGTTCGAGGTCGAGCTCAAATCGTCGGGGCAGATCGTCAGCGTTGCGGCCGGCCAGACCATCATCCAGGCCCTGGAAGCGGCGGGGCTCGACGTGCTCTACGACTGCCAGCGCGGCGATTGCGGCATCTGCCAGTGCGGCGTGATCGAAGGGGTGCCCGACCATCGCGACGTCATTCTCAGCGACGACGAGAAGGCATCCAACAAGGTCATGCAGATCTGCGTGTCACGCGCGAAATCGGAACGTCTGGTGCTGGATCTATGA
- a CDS encoding ABC transporter substrate-binding protein: MTARFSSLLLSRRRLLAATSVAAAIALTAVTGLSSARSAGAAPNGGNITFLIDSLGGTWIPNNSSISSFQGHIWGHVTDKLVYVDADGKVSPWIAESWEQSSDATQFTLHLKKGVTFSDGTPLDAAAVVANLDIWYAGRKNEGINPVGLFPKTYDRAEAVDATTVKVVFKAPTLGFIPTLGYHGSILISPKSIAQPAAQQADLSKTSGSGPYVVASWKEGDFVKLVKRKDYNWGPAAVGHTGPAYLDSITYKIVSEPSLRVAAVQSGQADVAYSPSPQELKSLKDAGFTTATPRYLGFVNGLAVNTKLEPYNDVKVRQALQAAINRKEIIDTVYTPDWKLATSFIQSNVPGATDHSDLLAYNPARAEKLLDEAGWTKGTGGIRAKDGKQLTLTLYSNPYLATAKAIDELIAQQLGKIGWKVTIRAYDVVTFGEKVRFGGPGVAAYEVTRSFIDAGTVASILTNANNGEDWFALGDSDKKLNDLRDRIAGASSAEIRNPLLDELQTYVLEQGYFIPRTQIVQRIYVQSPKLKGEVYNGVAYASYYTATISE; the protein is encoded by the coding sequence ATGACCGCGCGCTTCTCTTCGCTCTTGCTCTCCCGGCGTCGCCTGTTGGCCGCGACCTCCGTGGCGGCAGCCATCGCCTTGACGGCCGTGACGGGCCTGTCATCAGCGCGAAGTGCCGGCGCTGCGCCGAATGGCGGCAACATCACCTTCCTGATCGACTCGCTCGGTGGCACCTGGATTCCGAACAACAGCTCCATCTCCAGCTTCCAGGGTCACATCTGGGGCCACGTGACCGACAAGCTCGTCTACGTCGATGCCGACGGCAAGGTCAGTCCGTGGATCGCCGAGAGCTGGGAACAGAGCAGCGACGCCACCCAGTTCACGCTGCACCTCAAGAAGGGCGTGACCTTCTCGGACGGCACGCCACTCGATGCTGCCGCCGTCGTCGCCAATCTCGACATCTGGTACGCCGGCCGAAAGAACGAGGGCATCAACCCGGTTGGCCTGTTCCCGAAGACCTACGACCGCGCCGAGGCGGTCGATGCAACGACCGTAAAGGTCGTCTTCAAGGCGCCGACGCTCGGGTTCATCCCGACGCTCGGCTACCATGGTTCGATCCTCATCTCACCGAAGAGCATCGCGCAACCCGCCGCCCAGCAGGCAGACCTCTCCAAGACATCCGGTAGCGGACCGTACGTGGTCGCCTCCTGGAAGGAGGGCGACTTCGTCAAGCTGGTCAAGCGCAAGGACTACAATTGGGGGCCCGCCGCCGTCGGCCACACCGGCCCGGCCTATCTGGATTCGATCACCTACAAGATCGTGTCCGAGCCATCGCTGCGGGTCGCCGCCGTTCAGTCCGGCCAGGCCGATGTCGCCTACAGCCCCTCGCCGCAGGAATTGAAGTCCCTCAAGGACGCCGGCTTCACCACCGCAACCCCACGCTATCTCGGCTTCGTCAACGGCCTTGCGGTCAACACCAAGCTGGAGCCGTACAACGATGTGAAGGTGCGGCAGGCGCTCCAGGCCGCCATCAACCGCAAGGAGATCATCGACACCGTCTATACGCCCGACTGGAAGCTGGCGACGTCCTTCATCCAGAGCAACGTGCCCGGTGCGACCGACCACAGCGACCTCCTGGCCTACAACCCCGCCAGGGCGGAGAAGCTGCTCGACGAGGCCGGCTGGACCAAGGGCACCGGCGGCATCCGCGCCAAGGACGGCAAGCAGCTGACGCTGACGCTCTACTCCAATCCCTACCTCGCGACGGCGAAGGCGATCGACGAGCTCATCGCACAGCAACTCGGCAAGATCGGCTGGAAGGTGACCATTCGGGCCTATGACGTCGTGACGTTCGGCGAGAAGGTCCGGTTCGGCGGCCCCGGCGTTGCCGCCTACGAGGTGACGCGCAGCTTTATCGACGCCGGCACGGTGGCGAGCATCCTGACCAATGCCAACAACGGCGAGGACTGGTTCGCGCTCGGCGACAGCGACAAGAAACTCAACGATCTGCGCGACAGGATTGCGGGCGCCTCTTCGGCCGAGATCCGCAATCCGCTTCTCGACGAGCTGCAGACCTATGTCCTCGAGCAAGGCTACTTCATCCCGCGCACGCAGATCGTCCAGCGCATCTACGTGCAGTCGCCGAAGCTGAAGGGCGAGGTCTACAACGGCGTCGCCTATGCCAGCTATTACACGGCAACGATCAGCGAGTAG